The following proteins are co-located in the Apium graveolens cultivar Ventura chromosome 5, ASM990537v1, whole genome shotgun sequence genome:
- the LOC141723836 gene encoding pleiotropic drug resistance protein 1-like isoform X2: MDGANLYRAGHSLRQSGRSSRERMGSMRVGSTSLWRDKGLDVFSKSVRDEDDEEALKWASLEKLPTFDRLRKGLLLGSQGAGFNEVDIDGIGINQRKNLVERLVKIADEDNEKFLLKLRDRLDRVGVELPTIEVRFENLNVEAEAFVGSRALPSFINFNRSIAEALLSTIHLLPNNKKKLTILENVSGILKPCRMTLLLGPPSSGKTTLMLALAGKLDPALKTSGSVTYNGHSMKEFVPQRTAAYISQHDLHIGEMTVRETLAFSARVQGVGSRYEMLVELARREKDANIKPDPDLDIYMKAAATEGQEANVVTDYVLKVLGLDICADTMVGDQMIRGISGGQKKRVTTGEMLVGPSRALFMDEISTGLDSSTTFQIVKALRHSVHILQGTALISLLQPAPETYELFDDIILLSDGHIVYQGPREHVLEFFESMGFKCPQRKGVADFLQEVTSKKDQKQYWLQRDQPYRFITSKEFAVAFQSFHVGKHVENGLATSFDKSKSHPAALTTQKYGVNSTEIMKALTAREILLMKRNSFVYIFKLCQLTVMALITMTLFFRTEFKTETVTDGGFYNGALFFGVVMLMFNGLTEVAMTIAKLPVFYKQRDLLFFPTWSYALPTWVTRIPVTILEAAVWVVLTYYVIGFDPNVGRFFKQYLLLFLINQMASGLFRMTGALGRTMTLAMTFGGFALLILFALGGFALARGSVPDWWLWGYYSSPMMYGMNAMAVNEFLGHQWNTLTSNGDTVGVAVLKSRGFFPYSYWYWIGAGALVGFILLLNFGYMLALKFLDPLGKPQAMIPAESTDELAESTAENNQNKKKGMVLPFEPHSITFDDIKYSVDMPQEMKEQGVSEDKLLLLKGVSGAFRPGVLTALMGVSGAGKTTLMDVLAGRKTGGYIEGNITVSGYPKNQETFARIAGYCEQNDIHSPHVTVYESLLYSAWLRLPAEVDSEKRKMFVNEVIELVELDNLKEALVGLPGVSGLSTEQRKRLTIAVELVSNPSIIFMDEPTSGLDARAAAIVMRTVRNTVDTGRTVVCTIHQPSIDIFEAFDELFLMKRGGMELYAGPVGRQSCDIISYFEGMQGISKIKDGYNPATWMLEVTAASQETILGVDFTEIYKNSDLYKRNKALIKELSAPRPGSSDLSFPTQYSQSFIVQCVACLWKQRCSYWRNTAYTAVRFLFTTAIALIFGSMFWDLGSKMDSRQDLFNAMGSMYTACLFLGVQNAASVQSVVDVERTVFYRERAAGMYSALPYAFAQVLVEIPYIMCQAVVYGLIVYSMIGFEWTAAKFFWYLFFMFFTFMYFTFFGMMTVAVTPNADVASIIAAAFYGLWNLFSGFIVPRPSMPQWWRWYSWVCPVAYTLYGLIASQFGDIDDKTLSDNNNQTVKQFIEDYFGFEHDNVYAVGLAVVGFTLLFTVTFAYSIKTFNFQRR; the protein is encoded by the exons ATGGATGGAGCAAATTTATATAGGGCAGGGCATAGTTTAAGGCAAAGTGGAAGAAGTTCAAGGGAAAGAATGGGAAGTATGAGGGTTGGTAGTACTTCATTATGGAGAGATAAGGGTTTGGATGTGTTTTCGAAATCTGTGAGAGACGAAGATGATGAAGAGGCTTTGAAATGGGCTTCTCTTGAGAAACTGCCTACTTTTGATAGGTTGAGAAAAGGCTTGCTTCTTGGATCACAAGGTGCTGGTTTTAATGAAGTTGATATTGATGGTATTGGAATCAATCAGAGAAAGAACTTAGTTGAGAGGCTTGTTAagattgctgatgaagataatgagaagtTCTTGTTAAAGCTCCGAGATCGGCTTGACAG AGTTGGAGTTGAGCTGCCCACAATCGAAGTCAGGTTCGAGAATTTAAATGTTGAGGCAGAAGCTTTTGTAGGAAGCAGAGCTTTGCCTTCTTTTATCAACTTCAATCGTAGTATTGCGGAG GCGCTGTTAAGCACAATCCATTTACTACCGAATAACAAGAAGAAATTAACTATTCTTGAAAATGTTAGCGGAATCCTGAAGCCTTGCAG GATGACCTTGCTTTTAGGTCCTCCCAGTTCAGGGAAGACCACACTGATGCTTGCTCTGGCTGGGAAGCTAGATCCCGCTCTTAAG ACTTCTGGAAGCGTGACTTACAATGGCCATAGCATGAAAGAGTTTGTTCCCCAAAGAACAGCTGCCTATATCAGCCAACATGATCTACATATAGGAGAAATGACTGTGAGAGAAACCTTGGCTTTTTCTGCAAGGGTCCAGGGGGTCGGATCGCGCTATG AAATGTTGGTCGAGTTGGCCAGAAGAGAGAAGGATGCAAATATCAAACCCGATCCTGATCTTGACATCTACATGAAg GCAGCTGCAACAGAAGGTCAAGAGGCTAATGTGGTGACAGATTACGTCCTGAAG GTTTTGGGACTTGATATATGTGCAGACACTATGGTTGGTGACCAGATGATTAGGGGTATTTCTGGAGGACAAAAGAAGCGTGTTACAACAG GTGAGATGCTGGTTGGACCATCAAGGGCACTTTTTATGGATGAGATATCTACTGGTTTGGATAGTTCGACAACTTTTCAGATTGTAAAAGCACTCCGACACAGTGTGCACATTCTGCAAGGAACTGCTCTCATATCTCTCCTGCAGCCAGCCCCTGAAACATATGAGCTATTTGATGACATTATTCTCTTGTCAGATGGCCACATAGTTTATCAGGGTCCCCGTGAACATGTGCTCGAGTTTTTTGAATCTATGGGTTTTAAATGTCCGCAAAGGAAAGGTGTTGCTGATTTTTTGCAAGAG GTGACATCAAAAAAAGATCAGAAACAGTACTGGCTACAGAGAGACCAGCCTTACAGATTTATTACATCCAAAGAATTCGCTGTGGCTTTCCAATCATTCCATGTTGGAAAGCATGTTGAGAATGGTCTTGCAACCTCATTTGACAAGAGTAAAAGCCATCCAGCTGCTTTGACGACCCAAAAGTATGGCGTTAACAGTACAGAAATCATGAAAGCCTTGACGGCGAGAGAAATTTTGCTTATGAAGAGAAACTCATTCGTTTACATATTTAAATTGTGCCAA CTTACAGTGATGGCTTTGATCACTATGACATTGTTCTTCAGAACCGAGTTCAAAACTGAAACAGTCACTGATGGGGGGTTTTACAATGGTGCTTTATTTTTTGGTGTGGTTATGCTTATGTTTAATGGGCTGACAGAGGTTGCCATGACTATAGCGAAGCTTCCTGTCTTCTATAAGCAACGAGACCTTCTCTTTTTCCCTACTTGGTCATATGCTCTCCCGACATGGGTTACCAGGATACCTGTGACAATTTTGGAGGCTGCTGTTTGGGTTGTCCTTACTTACTATGTTATTGGATTTGACCCAAATGTTGGAAG ATTTTTCAAACAGTACCTGTTACTCTTTCTGATAAACCAAATGGCATCTGGACTATTCCGGATGACTGGGGCATTGGGTAGGACTATGACACTTGCAATGACGTTTGGCGGATTTGCATTGCTTATACTTTTCGCATTGGGTGGCTTTGCCCTTGCTCGAG GGAGCGTACCGGATTGGTGGCTATGGGGTTATTATAGCTCTCCAATGATGTATGGTATGAATGCCATGGCAGTGAATGAATTTCTTGGCCATCAGTGGAACACA tTAACCTCAAATGGAGATACCGTTGGAGTTGCAGTTCTAAAGTCTCGAGGTTTCTTCCCTTATTCGTATTGGTATTGGATAGGGGCAGGTGCTTTGGTCGGATTCATTCTCTTACTCAACTTTGGCTACATGCTTGCACTTAAGTTTCTTGATC CTCTGGGGAAGCCTCAAGCTATGATACCAGCAGAAAGTACTGATGAGTTGGCAGAATCCACCGCTGAAAATAATCAGAACAAGAAAAAAGGAATGGTTCTTCCATTTGAACCACATTCTATCACATTTGATGATATTAAGTATTCAGTTGACATGCCCCAG GAAATGAAAGAGCAAGGTGTTTCTGAAGATAAACTATTACTTCTAAAGGGTGTGAGTGGAGCTTTCAGGCCAGGTGTTCTTACTGCTCTAATGGGTGTTAGTGGTGCTGGTAAAACTACTTTGATGGATGTACTTGCTGGTCGGAAAACTGGTGGATACATTGAGGGTAACATTACGGTTTCTGGGTATCCAAAGAACCAGGAGACCTTTGCTCGGATAGCCGGATACTGTGAGCAGAATGACATCCACTCGCCTCATGTTACTGTCTATGAGTCCTTGCTCTACTCAGCATGGCTGCGTCTACCTGCAGAAGTTGATAGTGAAAAAAGAAAG ATGTTTGTCAATGAAGTCATAGAACTTGTTGAACTGGACAATTTAAAGGAAGCTTTGGTAGGTTTGCCAGGTGTAAGTGGTCTTTCAACCGAGCAGCGAAAGAGGCTAACCATTGCTGTTGAATTGGTATCAAACCCCTCAATAATATTCATGGACGAGCCAACTTCAGGGCTGGATGCAAGAGCTGCTGCAATTGTGATGAGAACAGTTAGGAATACAGTAGACACGGGAAGAACAGTTGTTTGTACCATTCATCAACCAAGTATTGACATATTTGAAGCTTTTGATGAG CTTTTCTTGATGAAGCGAGGAGGAATGGAGTTGTATGCAGGGCCAGTAGGTCGGCAATCTTGCGATATAATTTCATACTTTGAG GGAATGCAAGGAATAAGTAAAATTAAAGATGGATATAATCCAGCCACCTGGATGTTGGAAGTCACAGCAGCTTCTCAAGAAACGATATTGGGGGTTGATTTTACTGAAATATACAAAAATTCAGACCTGTACAA GAGAAACAAGGCACTCATCAAAGAATTAAGTGCACCTCGTCCGGGTTCCTCGGATCTCAGCTTTCCAACTCAGTACTCGCAATCTTTCATTGTCCAGTGTGTGGCTTGTCTATGGAAACAGCGATGCTCATACTGGAGAAACACAGCTTATACTGCAGTCAGATTTCTCTTCACGACTGCTATAGCATTAATTTTTGGATCGATGTTCTGGGATCTTGGTTCCAAAAT GGATTCTCGGCAAGATCTCTTTAATGCAATGGGTTCTATGTATACTGCTTGCCTCTTCCTCGGGGTCCAAAATGCTGCTTCAGTGCAATCAGTGGTGGATGTAGAACGGACGGTGTTTTACAGGGAAAGAGCTGCCGGAATGTATTCAGCTTTGCCATATGCTTTCGCACAG GTTCTAGTCGAAATTCCATATATCATGTGTCAGGCGGTAGTATATGGTCTAATTGTCTACTCAATGATTGGATTCGAATGGACAGCCGCAAAATTTTTTTGGTACTTGTTTTTCATGTTTTTCACCTTCATGTACTTCACCTTCTTTGGAATGATGACTGTGGCTGTGACTCCCAATGCCGATGTTGCTTCTATCATTGCTGCTGCATTTTATGGATTGTGGAATCTCTTTTCAGGATTTATCGTCCCACGACCT AGTATGCCTCAATGGTGGAGATGGTACTCTTGGGTATGTCCAGTTGCATACACATTGTACGGTCTGATTGCATCACAATTCGGAGACATCGATGACAAGACCCTTAGCGACAATAACAACCAAACTGTGAAGCAATTTATCGAAGATTATTTCGGGTTCGAGCATGATAATGTTTATGCTGTTGGACTTGCAGTGGTTGGATTCACACTTCTTTTCACTGTCACATTTGCTTATtcaattaaaacattcaacttcCAGAGACGGTAG
- the LOC141723836 gene encoding pleiotropic drug resistance protein 1-like isoform X1 gives MDGANLYRAGHSLRQSGRSSRERMGSMRVGSTSLWRDKGLDVFSKSVRDEDDEEALKWASLEKLPTFDRLRKGLLLGSQGAGFNEVDIDGIGINQRKNLVERLVKIADEDNEKFLLKLRDRLDRVGVELPTIEVRFENLNVEAEAFVGSRALPSFINFNRSIAEALLSTIHLLPNNKKKLTILENVSGILKPCRMTLLLGPPSSGKTTLMLALAGKLDPALKTSGSVTYNGHSMKEFVPQRTAAYISQHDLHIGEMTVRETLAFSARVQGVGSRYEMLVELARREKDANIKPDPDLDIYMKAAATEGQEANVVTDYVLKVLGLDICADTMVGDQMIRGISGGQKKRVTTGEMLVGPSRALFMDEISTGLDSSTTFQIVKALRHSVHILQGTALISLLQPAPETYELFDDIILLSDGHIVYQGPREHVLEFFESMGFKCPQRKGVADFLQEVTSKKDQKQYWLQRDQPYRFITSKEFAVAFQSFHVGKHVENGLATSFDKSKSHPAALTTQKYGVNSTEIMKALTAREILLMKRNSFVYIFKLCQLTVMALITMTLFFRTEFKTETVTDGGFYNGALFFGVVMLMFNGLTEVAMTIAKLPVFYKQRDLLFFPTWSYALPTWVTRIPVTILEAAVWVVLTYYVIGFDPNVGRFFKQYLLLFLINQMASGLFRMTGALGRTMTLAMTFGGFALLILFALGGFALARGTRCRLILNFVLHSIFKLSSPLLILCNLSGSVPDWWLWGYYSSPMMYGMNAMAVNEFLGHQWNTLTSNGDTVGVAVLKSRGFFPYSYWYWIGAGALVGFILLLNFGYMLALKFLDPLGKPQAMIPAESTDELAESTAENNQNKKKGMVLPFEPHSITFDDIKYSVDMPQEMKEQGVSEDKLLLLKGVSGAFRPGVLTALMGVSGAGKTTLMDVLAGRKTGGYIEGNITVSGYPKNQETFARIAGYCEQNDIHSPHVTVYESLLYSAWLRLPAEVDSEKRKMFVNEVIELVELDNLKEALVGLPGVSGLSTEQRKRLTIAVELVSNPSIIFMDEPTSGLDARAAAIVMRTVRNTVDTGRTVVCTIHQPSIDIFEAFDELFLMKRGGMELYAGPVGRQSCDIISYFEGMQGISKIKDGYNPATWMLEVTAASQETILGVDFTEIYKNSDLYKRNKALIKELSAPRPGSSDLSFPTQYSQSFIVQCVACLWKQRCSYWRNTAYTAVRFLFTTAIALIFGSMFWDLGSKMDSRQDLFNAMGSMYTACLFLGVQNAASVQSVVDVERTVFYRERAAGMYSALPYAFAQVLVEIPYIMCQAVVYGLIVYSMIGFEWTAAKFFWYLFFMFFTFMYFTFFGMMTVAVTPNADVASIIAAAFYGLWNLFSGFIVPRPSMPQWWRWYSWVCPVAYTLYGLIASQFGDIDDKTLSDNNNQTVKQFIEDYFGFEHDNVYAVGLAVVGFTLLFTVTFAYSIKTFNFQRR, from the exons ATGGATGGAGCAAATTTATATAGGGCAGGGCATAGTTTAAGGCAAAGTGGAAGAAGTTCAAGGGAAAGAATGGGAAGTATGAGGGTTGGTAGTACTTCATTATGGAGAGATAAGGGTTTGGATGTGTTTTCGAAATCTGTGAGAGACGAAGATGATGAAGAGGCTTTGAAATGGGCTTCTCTTGAGAAACTGCCTACTTTTGATAGGTTGAGAAAAGGCTTGCTTCTTGGATCACAAGGTGCTGGTTTTAATGAAGTTGATATTGATGGTATTGGAATCAATCAGAGAAAGAACTTAGTTGAGAGGCTTGTTAagattgctgatgaagataatgagaagtTCTTGTTAAAGCTCCGAGATCGGCTTGACAG AGTTGGAGTTGAGCTGCCCACAATCGAAGTCAGGTTCGAGAATTTAAATGTTGAGGCAGAAGCTTTTGTAGGAAGCAGAGCTTTGCCTTCTTTTATCAACTTCAATCGTAGTATTGCGGAG GCGCTGTTAAGCACAATCCATTTACTACCGAATAACAAGAAGAAATTAACTATTCTTGAAAATGTTAGCGGAATCCTGAAGCCTTGCAG GATGACCTTGCTTTTAGGTCCTCCCAGTTCAGGGAAGACCACACTGATGCTTGCTCTGGCTGGGAAGCTAGATCCCGCTCTTAAG ACTTCTGGAAGCGTGACTTACAATGGCCATAGCATGAAAGAGTTTGTTCCCCAAAGAACAGCTGCCTATATCAGCCAACATGATCTACATATAGGAGAAATGACTGTGAGAGAAACCTTGGCTTTTTCTGCAAGGGTCCAGGGGGTCGGATCGCGCTATG AAATGTTGGTCGAGTTGGCCAGAAGAGAGAAGGATGCAAATATCAAACCCGATCCTGATCTTGACATCTACATGAAg GCAGCTGCAACAGAAGGTCAAGAGGCTAATGTGGTGACAGATTACGTCCTGAAG GTTTTGGGACTTGATATATGTGCAGACACTATGGTTGGTGACCAGATGATTAGGGGTATTTCTGGAGGACAAAAGAAGCGTGTTACAACAG GTGAGATGCTGGTTGGACCATCAAGGGCACTTTTTATGGATGAGATATCTACTGGTTTGGATAGTTCGACAACTTTTCAGATTGTAAAAGCACTCCGACACAGTGTGCACATTCTGCAAGGAACTGCTCTCATATCTCTCCTGCAGCCAGCCCCTGAAACATATGAGCTATTTGATGACATTATTCTCTTGTCAGATGGCCACATAGTTTATCAGGGTCCCCGTGAACATGTGCTCGAGTTTTTTGAATCTATGGGTTTTAAATGTCCGCAAAGGAAAGGTGTTGCTGATTTTTTGCAAGAG GTGACATCAAAAAAAGATCAGAAACAGTACTGGCTACAGAGAGACCAGCCTTACAGATTTATTACATCCAAAGAATTCGCTGTGGCTTTCCAATCATTCCATGTTGGAAAGCATGTTGAGAATGGTCTTGCAACCTCATTTGACAAGAGTAAAAGCCATCCAGCTGCTTTGACGACCCAAAAGTATGGCGTTAACAGTACAGAAATCATGAAAGCCTTGACGGCGAGAGAAATTTTGCTTATGAAGAGAAACTCATTCGTTTACATATTTAAATTGTGCCAA CTTACAGTGATGGCTTTGATCACTATGACATTGTTCTTCAGAACCGAGTTCAAAACTGAAACAGTCACTGATGGGGGGTTTTACAATGGTGCTTTATTTTTTGGTGTGGTTATGCTTATGTTTAATGGGCTGACAGAGGTTGCCATGACTATAGCGAAGCTTCCTGTCTTCTATAAGCAACGAGACCTTCTCTTTTTCCCTACTTGGTCATATGCTCTCCCGACATGGGTTACCAGGATACCTGTGACAATTTTGGAGGCTGCTGTTTGGGTTGTCCTTACTTACTATGTTATTGGATTTGACCCAAATGTTGGAAG ATTTTTCAAACAGTACCTGTTACTCTTTCTGATAAACCAAATGGCATCTGGACTATTCCGGATGACTGGGGCATTGGGTAGGACTATGACACTTGCAATGACGTTTGGCGGATTTGCATTGCTTATACTTTTCGCATTGGGTGGCTTTGCCCTTGCTCGAGGTACTAGATGTcgattaattttaaattttgttcTTCACTCAATTTTTAAATTGAGTAGCCCGTTGCTTATATTGTGTAATTTGTCAGGGAGCGTACCGGATTGGTGGCTATGGGGTTATTATAGCTCTCCAATGATGTATGGTATGAATGCCATGGCAGTGAATGAATTTCTTGGCCATCAGTGGAACACA tTAACCTCAAATGGAGATACCGTTGGAGTTGCAGTTCTAAAGTCTCGAGGTTTCTTCCCTTATTCGTATTGGTATTGGATAGGGGCAGGTGCTTTGGTCGGATTCATTCTCTTACTCAACTTTGGCTACATGCTTGCACTTAAGTTTCTTGATC CTCTGGGGAAGCCTCAAGCTATGATACCAGCAGAAAGTACTGATGAGTTGGCAGAATCCACCGCTGAAAATAATCAGAACAAGAAAAAAGGAATGGTTCTTCCATTTGAACCACATTCTATCACATTTGATGATATTAAGTATTCAGTTGACATGCCCCAG GAAATGAAAGAGCAAGGTGTTTCTGAAGATAAACTATTACTTCTAAAGGGTGTGAGTGGAGCTTTCAGGCCAGGTGTTCTTACTGCTCTAATGGGTGTTAGTGGTGCTGGTAAAACTACTTTGATGGATGTACTTGCTGGTCGGAAAACTGGTGGATACATTGAGGGTAACATTACGGTTTCTGGGTATCCAAAGAACCAGGAGACCTTTGCTCGGATAGCCGGATACTGTGAGCAGAATGACATCCACTCGCCTCATGTTACTGTCTATGAGTCCTTGCTCTACTCAGCATGGCTGCGTCTACCTGCAGAAGTTGATAGTGAAAAAAGAAAG ATGTTTGTCAATGAAGTCATAGAACTTGTTGAACTGGACAATTTAAAGGAAGCTTTGGTAGGTTTGCCAGGTGTAAGTGGTCTTTCAACCGAGCAGCGAAAGAGGCTAACCATTGCTGTTGAATTGGTATCAAACCCCTCAATAATATTCATGGACGAGCCAACTTCAGGGCTGGATGCAAGAGCTGCTGCAATTGTGATGAGAACAGTTAGGAATACAGTAGACACGGGAAGAACAGTTGTTTGTACCATTCATCAACCAAGTATTGACATATTTGAAGCTTTTGATGAG CTTTTCTTGATGAAGCGAGGAGGAATGGAGTTGTATGCAGGGCCAGTAGGTCGGCAATCTTGCGATATAATTTCATACTTTGAG GGAATGCAAGGAATAAGTAAAATTAAAGATGGATATAATCCAGCCACCTGGATGTTGGAAGTCACAGCAGCTTCTCAAGAAACGATATTGGGGGTTGATTTTACTGAAATATACAAAAATTCAGACCTGTACAA GAGAAACAAGGCACTCATCAAAGAATTAAGTGCACCTCGTCCGGGTTCCTCGGATCTCAGCTTTCCAACTCAGTACTCGCAATCTTTCATTGTCCAGTGTGTGGCTTGTCTATGGAAACAGCGATGCTCATACTGGAGAAACACAGCTTATACTGCAGTCAGATTTCTCTTCACGACTGCTATAGCATTAATTTTTGGATCGATGTTCTGGGATCTTGGTTCCAAAAT GGATTCTCGGCAAGATCTCTTTAATGCAATGGGTTCTATGTATACTGCTTGCCTCTTCCTCGGGGTCCAAAATGCTGCTTCAGTGCAATCAGTGGTGGATGTAGAACGGACGGTGTTTTACAGGGAAAGAGCTGCCGGAATGTATTCAGCTTTGCCATATGCTTTCGCACAG GTTCTAGTCGAAATTCCATATATCATGTGTCAGGCGGTAGTATATGGTCTAATTGTCTACTCAATGATTGGATTCGAATGGACAGCCGCAAAATTTTTTTGGTACTTGTTTTTCATGTTTTTCACCTTCATGTACTTCACCTTCTTTGGAATGATGACTGTGGCTGTGACTCCCAATGCCGATGTTGCTTCTATCATTGCTGCTGCATTTTATGGATTGTGGAATCTCTTTTCAGGATTTATCGTCCCACGACCT AGTATGCCTCAATGGTGGAGATGGTACTCTTGGGTATGTCCAGTTGCATACACATTGTACGGTCTGATTGCATCACAATTCGGAGACATCGATGACAAGACCCTTAGCGACAATAACAACCAAACTGTGAAGCAATTTATCGAAGATTATTTCGGGTTCGAGCATGATAATGTTTATGCTGTTGGACTTGCAGTGGTTGGATTCACACTTCTTTTCACTGTCACATTTGCTTATtcaattaaaacattcaacttcCAGAGACGGTAG